In a genomic window of Zerene cesonia ecotype Mississippi chromosome Z, Zerene_cesonia_1.1, whole genome shotgun sequence:
- the LOC119835717 gene encoding UDP-sugar transporter UST74c, with amino-acid sequence MLGFNTKEEADADKALLAKKVLSAAFYAFASFMITVVNKTVLTSYAFPSYQVLGLGQMLAIILVLWFSRAMKIVEFPALDRGVTQRIWPLPVIYLGNMATGLGGTKELSLPMFTALRRFSILMTMILERFVLGIKASWPVKASVMAMVGGALLAAADDVTFSWSGYTLVLLNDGFTAANGVYMKKKLDSKELGKYGLMFYNALFMIVPATIVAWGMGDLQRSADYEHWSDTLFVIQFLMSCVMGFVLSYSVMLCTQYNSALTTTIIGCLKNILVTYLGMIIGGDYVYSWLNFVGLNISVLASLWYTYVTFKRKPSSYKLLNEANSKIDTV; translated from the coding sequence ATGTTAGGATTTAACACGAAAGAAGAGGCTGATGCCGACAAGGCTCTACTAGCGAAGAAAGTACTTAGTGCCGCATTTTACGCATTTGCTTCATTTATGATAACTGTTGTGAATAAAACCGTGCTGACCTCATACGCGTTCCCGTCTTATCAAGTTTTGGGACTAGGACAGATGCTAGCGATAATATTAGTTCTATGGTTCAGTCGTGCTATGAAAATAGTTGAATTTCCTGCATTGGATCGTGGAGTAACACAGAGGATATGGCCCTTACctgttatatatttaggtaACATGGCTACAGGGCTGGGAGGAACGAAGGAGCTTAGTCTCCCTATGTTCACGGCATTGAGGAGGTTCAGTATACTAATGACAATGATTTTGGAGAGATTTGTACTCGGCATCAAAGCTTCCTGGCCTGTTAAAGCCAGTGTAATGGCAATGGTTGGCGGAGCCCTTCTAGCTGCTGCAGATGACGTCACCTTCTCTTGGTCAGGATATACGCTCGTTCTACTCAATGATGGCTTCACTGCAGCGAATGGTGTGTACATGAAAAAGAAGCTTGATTCAAAGGAGCTTGGTAAATATGGATTAATGTTTTACAATGCCCTTTTCATGATTGTGCCAGCCACAATCGTAGCCTGGGGTATGGGAGATTTGCAGCGCTCAGCTGACTATGAGCACTGGTCGGACACACTATTTGTAATACAGTTCCTTATGTCTTGTGTTATGGGCTTTGTTCTATCATACAGTGTAATGTTATGCACCCAGTATAATAGTGCATTAACAACAACTATCATtggttgtttaaaaaatatcctggTTACTTATTTAGGTATGATTATAGGTGGTGATTATGTTTACTCCTGGCTGAACTTTGTTGGTTTGAACATAAGCGTTCTGGCTAGCTTATGGTACACATATGTTACATTCAAACGAAAACCTTCTTCATATAAACTTCTGAATGAAGCTAATAGCAAGATAGACACGGTTTAG
- the LOC119835395 gene encoding protein abrupt-like: MAVPEQFSLRWNDFHANLAQSFQALLDGEDLVDVTLAAGGQYVHAHKLILSVCSPYFKELFKMNPCEHPIVILKDVAHQELKQLLQFMYRGEVHVRQQELSGFLHTAELLQVKGLTSGREKSESPPPASEDSFTPRSQPNEPANDSLPEWVQPEDTPTTEVPPEVPALIPKEEATRSPLKRLMKNTPNKTSSNTKKKPRPVNNDSPSHAENSEYGSEGAFSDGAGEPLIDFDSDMFHNILVVPDSAKETGWNCKTGGVKCPSCHRFFANRYNLKVHIRDKHDTREGTLQCEICQKRMRNPSCLRVHMYHHRKQAAYLAQLSAQGDQMHVVHNMVGNKWRPDNLNDYRDIDNYTATTTAAEVNQYAPVEGAEQPEPKSEASAEAV; encoded by the exons ATGGCGGTGCCTGAACAGTTTTCATTGAGGTGGAATGATTTCCACGCAAATTTGGCGCAGTCTTTTCAAGCTTTACTTGATGGCGAAGATCTAGTAGACGTGACGTTGGCGGCTGGCGGTCAGTACGTCCATGCACATAAACTCATCTTGTCCGTCTGCAGTCCTTACTTCAAGGAACTCTTTAAG ATGAATCCATGTGAACATCCAATAGTGATTCTGAAGGATGTAGCTCATCAGGAGTTGAAGCAACTGCTGCAGTTCATGTACAGAGGGGAGGTGCATGTGCGGCAGCAGGAGCTGTCAGGCTTCTTGCATACAGCTGAACTGCTACAGGTCAAGGGCCTCACTAGTGGGAGAGAG AAGAGcgaatcaccaccgcccgctTCCGAAGACTCTTTCACACCTCGATCGCAGCCAAACGAACCGGCCAATGATAGCTTGCCTGAATGGGTCCAGCCTGAGGATACACCGACCACTGAGGTCCCTCCCGAAGTGCCAGCTCTGATACCTAAAGAGGAAGCTACCAGAAGCCCACTGAAACG ATTAATGAAGAACACGCCGAACAAGACAAGTAGCAACACAAAGAAGAAGCCGCGGCCGGTTAACAACGACAGCCCGTCGCACGCCGAGAACAGCGAGTACGGATCCGAAGGCGCTTTCAGCGACGGTGCCGG CGAACCCCTGATTGACTTCGACAGCGAcatgtttcataatatattggtTGTCCCCGACTCGGCTAAGGAAACtg GGTGGAACTGCAAGACCGGCGGCGTCAAGTGTCCGTCGTGTCATCGGTTCTTCGCGAACCGGTACAACCTGAAGGTGCACATACGCGACAAGCACGACACGCGCGAGGGCACGCTCCAGTGCGAGATATGCCAGAAGCGCATGCGCAACCCGTCGTGCCTGCGCGTGCACATGTACCATCATCGCAAGCAGGCGGCGTACCTGGCGCAGCTGAGCGCGCAGGGCGATCAGATGCACGT CGTTCACAACATGGTCGGCAATAAGTGGCGTCCGGACAACTTAAACGACTATCGAGACATCGATAA CTACACGGCAACCACAACGGCGGCTGAGGTGAACCAGTACGCGCCGGTCGAGGGCGCCGAGCAGCCGGAGCCGAAGAGCGAAGCTAGCGCGGAGGCTGTATGA